A window of the Candidatus Nitrosotalea okcheonensis genome harbors these coding sequences:
- a CDS encoding CDC48 family AAA ATPase, with the protein MQISLPVQKAYSTDIGRGFARLSFEAMDELHVTTGDMIEIGGKKKTVAKCLPLRVSDANLNILRVDSTSRKNMDVGIGDSVTIQSINLVNANTVVVSPVKQIPSGTEQYLKDCLEEQPIMKGNVIILPFFNEKLVYKIISVKPIDLGVVTKDTCFEIIM; encoded by the coding sequence ATGCAGATTTCCTTACCTGTTCAAAAAGCATATTCTACGGATATTGGGCGAGGTTTTGCTAGACTAAGTTTTGAGGCCATGGATGAATTACATGTCACTACAGGTGACATGATCGAGATAGGTGGAAAGAAAAAGACCGTAGCAAAATGTCTTCCGCTACGAGTTTCTGACGCAAATTTGAATATTTTGAGAGTTGATTCCACATCTAGAAAGAATATGGATGTGGGAATTGGTGACTCTGTAACTATACAGTCGATTAATCTTGTTAACGCCAATACAGTTGTAGTATCACCCGTGAAACAGATTCCATCTGGGACTGAACAATATCTAAAAGATTGCCTAGAGGAACAGCCTATCATGAAGGGAAATGTGATAATTTTGCCTTTTTTTAATGAGAAATTAGTCTACAAAATAATATCGGTAAAACCAATTGATCTAGGCGTTGTTACAAAAGATACTTGTTTTGAAATCATCATGTAA
- a CDS encoding site-specific integrase — MKLSLKNSPYKDLLKNNQFKLWVENLERGSVITAAEYFRRIGHVCKTFDTTTQKLARLNDKAAGNFLLQVISHFENKKSAGTNIKGYVRALKSWWGFNDIEVRKKIRISGSNDYSKYENERVPTPAELQKVLDVANIRAKIALTLVGFCGFRIEVLGDYLGQDGLKVADLPELTIENGTVEFKKIPTIVTVRKCLSKAGHQFTSFLPKQACEYLKQYLELRIRNGEMITLASPIITALAYNPWKVGHHIGSNNVGDLMRKAMRAAGFQWRPYILRRYFDTRLMVAESEGLVIRDWRVFWMGHTGDIEHVYTVNKGLPEDIIEKMRQAYARGSNHLVTTGKEETSQDKILETFNLQFLTIAGHTKDEIDKLGNLSKLGVEQMQQLIKKKSMETLGLNGNSQKVVSIAECKNWIMKGWEFVSTLPDNEVIIRLPVLN; from the coding sequence ATGAAGCTATCGCTCAAAAACTCACCCTACAAGGATCTTCTAAAAAATAACCAGTTCAAACTTTGGGTAGAGAATCTTGAAAGAGGAAGTGTGATAACAGCTGCAGAATACTTTAGACGAATAGGACACGTATGCAAGACATTTGATACAACCACACAAAAGCTTGCAAGATTAAATGACAAAGCTGCCGGCAACTTTCTGCTCCAGGTCATATCACATTTTGAAAACAAGAAAAGTGCAGGCACCAACATCAAGGGATATGTCAGAGCATTGAAGAGCTGGTGGGGTTTCAACGATATAGAAGTAAGAAAGAAAATCAGGATAAGCGGCTCCAATGATTATTCGAAATACGAGAACGAGCGAGTCCCAACTCCAGCAGAACTCCAAAAAGTTCTCGATGTTGCAAACATTAGGGCAAAAATAGCGCTAACTCTTGTCGGATTTTGTGGATTCAGGATTGAGGTTTTAGGCGATTATCTTGGACAAGATGGCCTCAAGGTAGCAGACTTGCCAGAACTTACCATAGAAAACGGTACAGTCGAATTCAAGAAAATTCCCACAATTGTAACAGTAAGAAAATGCTTGTCCAAAGCAGGACATCAATTTACATCATTTCTTCCCAAACAAGCATGTGAATATCTCAAGCAATATTTGGAATTAAGAATCAGAAATGGCGAGATGATAACTCTAGCATCTCCAATCATAACTGCTCTTGCTTACAACCCATGGAAGGTAGGTCATCACATAGGATCAAACAATGTGGGGGATTTGATGAGAAAAGCGATGAGAGCAGCAGGCTTTCAGTGGAGACCGTATATCCTTAGAAGATATTTTGACACTAGGTTAATGGTTGCTGAAAGCGAGGGACTTGTAATAAGGGATTGGCGCGTTTTTTGGATGGGCCACACGGGAGACATTGAACATGTCTATACTGTAAACAAAGGGCTCCCTGAAGATATCATTGAAAAGATGCGCCAGGCATATGCAAGAGGATCCAATCATTTGGTTACGACAGGAAAAGAGGAAACAAGTCAGGACAAGATACTTGAAACTTTCAACCTCCAGTTTCTGACCATTGCAGGTCATACAAAGGACGAGATTGACAAGTTAGGAAACCTCTCAAAACTTGGTGTAGAACAGATGCAACAACTAATCAAAAAGAAATCCATGGAGACGCTTGGATTGAACGGGAATAGTCAGAAGGTAGTCAGCATAGCAGAATGCAAGAATTGGATAATGAAAGGATGGGAGTTTGTATCTACATTGCCTGATAATGAAGTCATAATTAGGTTGCCTGTTTTGAACTAG